In the genome of Photobacterium sp. TY1-4, one region contains:
- a CDS encoding CPXCG motif-containing cysteine-rich protein, with amino-acid sequence MKNITEQGVICPHCGHNIRITLDTSGGSQEFYDDCPACCHAIHLTMEVDDLHRTINLFVDADDEQIF; translated from the coding sequence ATGAAAAATATTACAGAGCAAGGGGTGATCTGCCCGCATTGCGGCCACAATATCCGCATCACCTTAGATACCAGCGGTGGCAGTCAGGAATTCTATGACGACTGTCCAGCGTGCTGCCATGCCATTCATTTGACCATGGAAGTCGATGATTTACATCGCACCATCAACTTATTCGTCGATGCCGACGACGAACAGATTTTCTGA
- a CDS encoding riboflavin synthase subunit alpha — protein sequence MFTGIVQGTAEVVEIIKKEQFQTHVIRLPQALLCGLEIGASVAHNGCCLTVTAIEGDRVAFDLMQETLKVTNLGRVAVGDHVNIERAAKFGDEIGGHSMSGHVNFTTEISEVITTPNNCTLWFNLPEDYSKYVLRKGYIGIDGCSLTIGEVTDARFCVHLIPETLNRTLFGQRRAGDWVNIEIDPQTQAIVDTVERVLAARS from the coding sequence ATGTTTACCGGGATTGTTCAAGGGACCGCAGAAGTTGTTGAGATCATTAAAAAAGAGCAGTTTCAGACCCATGTGATTCGCTTACCGCAAGCGTTGCTCTGTGGGTTGGAAATCGGTGCATCGGTTGCCCATAACGGCTGCTGCCTGACCGTAACGGCGATTGAAGGCGATCGGGTTGCTTTCGATCTGATGCAGGAAACGCTCAAAGTAACGAACCTGGGTCGGGTGGCGGTGGGCGATCACGTCAATATTGAGCGGGCGGCGAAATTTGGCGATGAAATCGGCGGCCATTCGATGTCCGGTCATGTGAACTTCACCACCGAGATCAGCGAGGTGATCACTACCCCGAACAATTGTACGCTGTGGTTCAACTTACCGGAGGACTACAGTAAGTACGTGCTGCGTAAAGGTTATATCGGCATTGACGGCTGTTCGCTGACCATCGGTGAGGTGACTGACGCGCGGTTCTGTGTCCATTTGATCCCGGAGACGCTGAATCGGACGCTGTTTGGCCAGCGTCGCGCTGGTGATTGGGTCAATATTGAAATCGACCCGCAAACGCAGGCGATCGTCGATACCGTTGAGCGCGTGTTGGCAGCCCGGTCCTAA
- a CDS encoding MATE family efflux transporter, whose amino-acid sequence MQNYWRETRHLLKLAIPVLIASVAQTAMGFVDTVMAGGVSATDMAAVSVAASIWLPAILFGVGLLIALVPIVAQLNGSGKKEKIPFEVQHGFVLSALVSVPIILVLYNAGMLIDLMDVEPVLAEKTIGYLHAVLYAVPGLLFFQTLKSFSEGLSLTIPGMVIGFIGLAANIPLNWIFVYGKFGAPEMGGVGCGVATAIVYWLMFIAMLIYVFINKRLKQAGLFTTLYQPQPKAVLRLFKLGFPVAASLFFEVSLFAAIALLISPLGSIVVAAHQVAINFSSLIFMLPMSFGAALSIRVGFLMGKEEIDEARIASHSGIMVAIGMSLITAILTVVFREEIALLYTDNPEVVLLAGQLLFLAAVYQCSDAVQVVAAGALRGYKDMQAIFSRTFIAYWILGLPSGYILGMTDWVVAPMGPHGFWYGNIIGLTSAAVMLAVRMRWVHHQDNQFQLAMSLR is encoded by the coding sequence GTGCAAAACTATTGGCGAGAAACCCGTCATCTCTTGAAATTAGCCATTCCGGTACTGATCGCATCTGTGGCCCAAACTGCCATGGGGTTTGTCGATACCGTCATGGCCGGTGGCGTCAGCGCCACCGACATGGCGGCCGTTTCCGTCGCCGCCAGTATTTGGTTACCGGCTATTTTGTTTGGGGTCGGCCTGCTGATTGCGCTGGTGCCGATCGTTGCCCAGCTCAATGGTTCCGGAAAAAAAGAAAAGATCCCGTTTGAAGTGCAGCATGGATTTGTCCTCTCTGCGCTGGTGTCCGTTCCGATTATTCTGGTGCTCTATAACGCCGGAATGCTGATTGATTTGATGGACGTCGAGCCGGTTCTGGCTGAGAAAACCATCGGCTATCTGCATGCGGTACTCTACGCTGTTCCCGGCCTGTTGTTCTTCCAAACCCTGAAAAGCTTCTCCGAAGGGCTGTCTTTGACCATTCCCGGGATGGTCATCGGCTTTATCGGCCTGGCCGCGAACATTCCGCTGAACTGGATCTTTGTCTACGGTAAATTCGGCGCACCGGAAATGGGCGGGGTTGGCTGTGGGGTCGCAACCGCGATTGTCTACTGGCTGATGTTCATCGCAATGCTGATCTACGTGTTTATCAACAAGCGTTTAAAGCAAGCGGGTCTGTTTACCACCCTGTACCAGCCGCAGCCGAAGGCTGTTCTGCGCCTGTTTAAGCTGGGCTTCCCGGTCGCAGCCTCGCTGTTTTTTGAAGTTTCCCTGTTTGCAGCGATTGCCCTGCTGATCTCTCCCTTGGGTTCGATTGTGGTGGCCGCGCACCAGGTGGCAATCAACTTCTCCTCCCTGATCTTTATGCTGCCGATGAGCTTCGGCGCAGCACTGAGTATCCGGGTGGGTTTCCTGATGGGGAAAGAAGAGATTGATGAAGCCCGAATTGCCAGCCACAGCGGGATAATGGTAGCGATCGGAATGTCCCTCATCACCGCAATCTTGACTGTTGTGTTTCGAGAAGAAATCGCCCTGCTCTACACCGACAATCCTGAGGTTGTGCTGCTGGCCGGTCAACTACTGTTCCTGGCCGCGGTGTACCAGTGCAGTGACGCAGTCCAGGTGGTTGCCGCCGGTGCCCTGCGCGGCTATAAAGATATGCAGGCGATTTTCTCCCGCACCTTTATTGCCTATTGGATCCTGGGCCTGCCGTCCGGGTACATTCTGGGCATGACCGATTGGGTGGTAGCACCAATGGGTCCGCACGGCTTCTGGTACGGAAACATCATCGGCCTGACGTCCGCCGCCGTCATGCTGGCCGTGCGGATGCGCTGGGTACATCATCAGGACAACCAGTTCCAACTGGCAATGTCGCTGCGATAA
- a CDS encoding DUF3080 domain-containing protein — translation MQKCPAIAVLLLCFALFGCERNSSEASFEIYQQRLASVLEVPTPAAPKTQTPPLPDIRDLLLPIEEIRIGLLDAYELRKCGLFQLIAERNSTLGKLQDKTRQMRYELLFMDGLEYCLSTLPEDSELRPQLEQFHALKRRQLPHYLWNMLTTGEEWRRQLNLFTHAFPLDSFPGATENQEAMRYLQHIHQRIIREETLPPKQAEGLLHHQAAIHTFRYFGQLVYSMARASDWLNTTTRLLEAHESAVICGANRNQQQAEYLSNVFYRFFAADLQPYLTELDSQYQQIQGPLRTLLNPPTELGPRFAPYYDYYVAGQLYQDYRQAILNHVRFWQRTFKRCQIKVGLQHQSN, via the coding sequence ATGCAAAAATGCCCTGCGATCGCTGTACTCCTCCTTTGCTTCGCCCTCTTCGGGTGTGAGCGCAATAGCTCGGAAGCCAGTTTCGAAATCTATCAACAACGCCTCGCCAGCGTCCTGGAGGTGCCGACACCTGCCGCACCAAAGACCCAAACACCACCCCTGCCGGATATCCGTGATCTGCTTCTGCCGATAGAGGAAATCCGAATCGGCCTGCTCGATGCATATGAGCTCCGAAAGTGCGGCCTGTTCCAGCTCATCGCAGAGCGAAACTCAACCCTGGGCAAACTTCAGGATAAGACCCGCCAGATGCGCTATGAGCTGCTGTTTATGGACGGGCTGGAATACTGCCTTAGTACGTTACCGGAAGACTCAGAGCTGCGGCCCCAGCTTGAACAGTTTCACGCCTTAAAACGCCGGCAGCTGCCGCATTATTTATGGAACATGCTGACAACGGGGGAAGAATGGCGCCGGCAACTGAACCTGTTCACCCACGCCTTTCCGCTGGACAGCTTCCCCGGTGCCACAGAGAACCAGGAGGCGATGCGCTATTTGCAACATATTCACCAACGAATTATCCGGGAAGAGACTCTGCCACCCAAGCAGGCGGAAGGTTTACTCCATCATCAAGCAGCCATTCACACCTTTCGTTACTTCGGCCAGCTCGTCTATTCGATGGCCCGCGCCAGCGACTGGCTCAACACCACCACCCGGTTGCTGGAAGCCCATGAATCCGCGGTCATCTGCGGCGCAAACCGCAACCAGCAGCAAGCGGAATATCTAAGTAATGTGTTCTATCGTTTTTTTGCCGCCGACCTGCAGCCTTATCTCACCGAACTCGACAGCCAGTACCAGCAGATCCAGGGACCACTACGGACGTTGTTGAACCCACCAACAGAACTCGGTCCCCGGTTCGCGCCCTATTATGACTATTACGTCGCCGGTCAGCTCTATCAGGACTATCGCCAGGCCATCCTCAACCATGTCCGTTTTTGGCAGCGCACGTTCAAACGCTGCCAGATCAAAGTCGGTTTGCAGCACCAATCCAACTAA
- a CDS encoding DUF5062 family protein has product MKKNKNDAKLLKKALELGFAFAHKQGYGDLDKSVSAKDKVECIYRLLVAAKQITPLAPEQEDGPNMKHKLVLWISRLLPPDHELLK; this is encoded by the coding sequence ATGAAAAAGAATAAAAACGATGCCAAATTACTGAAAAAAGCACTGGAATTAGGTTTTGCCTTTGCGCACAAGCAGGGCTATGGCGATTTGGATAAAAGCGTCTCGGCCAAAGACAAGGTTGAATGTATTTACCGCCTGCTCGTTGCGGCCAAGCAAATTACACCACTGGCTCCGGAACAAGAAGACGGTCCCAATATGAAGCATAAGCTGGTGCTGTGGATTTCCCGCTTGTTGCCCCCGGATCACGAGTTGCTGAAATAA
- a CDS encoding ParA family protein — MRRVIFNQKGGVGKSSIAANLAALSAAHGYRTLLIDLDVQGNSSHYLGYDPRDDAGADQSKNIAELLNQTVGWFSVSTPVKAFPQPTQFPKLDIIPSSPKLEKIESELERRYKIYKLRDALDELEKNYDRIYIDTPPNFNFFSKAALIAAQRLLIPFDCDSFSQQALMTLLNNVAELREDHNPRLEVEGVIVNMFNAQANFPAKIIADLSDIGLPILKPYLPLSVKMKESHYHQQPLIHMLPNHKLTQAFEQLFEHLEQTAPSRLETEQ, encoded by the coding sequence ATGCGGCGAGTCATATTTAACCAAAAAGGTGGCGTGGGGAAATCAAGCATTGCGGCAAACCTGGCAGCGCTGAGCGCGGCACATGGCTACAGAACACTGCTGATCGATTTGGATGTTCAGGGCAACAGCAGCCATTATCTCGGCTACGATCCCCGCGATGACGCCGGGGCAGATCAAAGTAAAAATATTGCTGAGCTGCTGAATCAAACCGTCGGCTGGTTTTCAGTCTCCACGCCGGTCAAAGCCTTTCCCCAACCGACGCAATTCCCCAAGTTAGATATCATTCCGTCCAGCCCCAAACTGGAGAAAATTGAATCTGAGCTCGAGCGCCGCTACAAAATCTACAAGCTCCGGGATGCGCTCGATGAACTCGAAAAAAATTATGATCGCATTTACATTGATACCCCGCCCAACTTTAACTTTTTCAGTAAAGCTGCACTCATTGCCGCACAGCGGCTACTGATCCCGTTTGATTGCGACAGCTTTTCCCAGCAAGCCCTGATGACCTTGCTCAATAATGTCGCCGAGCTTCGCGAAGATCATAACCCTCGGCTTGAAGTCGAAGGCGTGATTGTCAACATGTTCAACGCCCAGGCAAACTTTCCGGCCAAAATCATTGCCGATCTGAGTGACATCGGTTTACCGATCCTCAAGCCCTATTTGCCTCTGTCAGTCAAAATGAAAGAGTCACATTACCACCAGCAACCGCTGATCCATATGCTCCCGAATCACAAGCTGACCCAAGCTTTTGAACAGTTATTTGAACATCTGGAGCAAACCGCACCCAGCAGGCTAGAAACTGAACAATAA